In Flavobacterium sp. CBA20B-1, one DNA window encodes the following:
- the rpoB gene encoding DNA-directed RNA polymerase subunit beta has product MITNHTERLNFASTKNIPSYPDFLDIQVKSFKDFFQLETKSDERGNEGLYKTFMENFPITDTRNQFVLEFLDYFVDPPRYSIEECIDRGLTYSVPLKARLKLYCTDPEHEDFETIVQDVYLGTIPYMTPSGTFVINGAERVVVSQLHRSPGVFFGQSFHANGTKLYSARIIPFKGSWIEFATDINSVMYAYIDRKKKLPVTTLFRAIGFERDKDILEIFDLAEEVKVSKTGLKKYIGRRLAARVLNVWHEDFVDEDTGEVVTIPRTEIILDRDIVLDKDNVEEIIEADVKTILLHKEDSNLADYTIIHNTLQKDPTNSEKEAVEYIYRQLRNALPPDEETARGIIDKLFFSDQRYNLGDVGRYRMNKKLGLDTPIDKQVLTKEDIITIVKYLIELINSKAEIDDIDHLSNRRVRTVGEQLSAQFGVGLARMARTIRERMNVRDNEVFTPIDLINAKTLSSVINSFFGTNQLSQFMDQTNPLAEITHKRRLSALGPGGLSRERAGFEVRDVHYTHYGRLCPIETPEGPNIGLISSLAVYAKVNNMGFIETPYRRVENGVLQVNEDPIYLSAEEEEEKLIAQATVNVAKDGTIEDERVVAKQDADFPVVEPKELNYADVAPNQIASISASLIPFLEHDDANRALMGSNMMRQAVPLLRPESPIVGTGLEKQVATDSRVLINAEGEGEVVYVDAQKITIKYDRTDEERLVSFDTDEKTYNLIKFRKTNQSTSINLKPIVRTGDRVTKGQVLCEGYATQNGELALGRNLQVAFMPWKGYNFEDAIVISERVVRDDIFTSIHIDDYTLEVRDTKLGSEELTNDIPNVSEEATKDLDENGMIRIGAEVKPGDILIGKITPKGESDPTPEEKLLRAIFGDKAGDVKDASLKASPSLRGVVLDKKLFARAVKDKRKRSKDKEDIALLDTQFEVKFNELKERLVDKLFQLVNGKTSQGVMNDLGEEVLPKGKKFTLKMLHAVEDFTHLTKGQWTTDDQTNAMITDLIHNYKIKLNDIQGVLRREKFMITVGDELPSGILKLAKVYIAKKRKLRVGDKMAGRHGNKGIVAKIVRDEDMPFLEDGTPVDIVLNPLGVPSRMNIGQIYETVLGWAGKKLGRKYATPIFDGASLEEINALTDEAGVPRFGHTYLYDGGTGERFDQKATVGVIYMLKLGHMVDDKMHARSIGPYSLITQQPLGGKALFGGQRFGEMEVWALEAYGASSTLREILTVKSDDVIGRAKTYEAIVKGEPMPEPGLPESFNVLMHELKGLGLDIRLEE; this is encoded by the coding sequence ATGATTACAAATCATACTGAAAGGTTAAATTTTGCCTCTACGAAAAATATTCCTTCTTATCCAGATTTCTTGGATATTCAGGTAAAATCGTTTAAAGATTTTTTTCAATTAGAAACCAAATCTGATGAAAGAGGTAACGAAGGTTTATACAAAACCTTTATGGAAAATTTCCCAATTACGGATACCCGTAACCAATTCGTTTTGGAATTTTTAGACTATTTCGTAGATCCACCACGTTATTCCATTGAAGAATGTATTGACAGAGGTTTAACGTACAGCGTGCCTTTAAAAGCGCGTTTAAAATTGTATTGTACCGATCCCGAACACGAAGATTTTGAAACAATCGTTCAAGATGTATATTTGGGAACTATTCCGTACATGACACCAAGCGGAACTTTCGTTATTAATGGTGCAGAGCGTGTGGTTGTTTCACAATTACACCGTTCGCCGGGGGTTTTCTTCGGACAATCGTTCCACGCAAACGGTACCAAATTGTATTCTGCTCGTATCATTCCATTCAAAGGTTCTTGGATTGAATTTGCTACAGACATCAACAGTGTAATGTATGCATATATCGACCGTAAGAAAAAATTACCTGTTACAACATTATTCCGCGCAATTGGTTTTGAAAGAGATAAAGATATCTTAGAGATTTTTGACCTTGCAGAAGAAGTTAAAGTATCAAAAACAGGACTAAAAAAATACATTGGCCGCCGCTTAGCTGCTCGTGTGTTAAATGTATGGCACGAAGATTTCGTTGATGAAGATACAGGTGAGGTTGTAACGATTCCGCGTACCGAAATTATTTTAGACCGTGACATTGTTTTAGATAAAGACAATGTTGAAGAAATTATAGAGGCAGATGTTAAAACAATTCTTTTACACAAAGAAGATAGTAATCTTGCCGATTATACCATTATTCACAATACGCTTCAAAAAGACCCAACCAACTCTGAAAAAGAAGCTGTTGAATATATATACCGTCAATTAAGAAACGCATTACCTCCGGATGAAGAAACCGCAAGAGGTATTATAGATAAATTATTCTTCTCTGACCAACGTTACAATTTAGGTGATGTGGGTCGTTATAGAATGAATAAAAAATTAGGTTTAGACACACCTATAGACAAGCAAGTTTTAACAAAAGAGGATATCATCACTATTGTTAAATATCTAATTGAATTGATCAACTCAAAAGCAGAGATCGATGATATTGACCACTTGTCTAACCGTCGTGTGCGTACAGTAGGTGAGCAGTTATCAGCACAGTTTGGTGTTGGTTTGGCTCGTATGGCACGTACCATTCGCGAGCGTATGAATGTTCGTGATAACGAAGTGTTTACCCCAATCGATTTGATCAATGCAAAAACATTGTCATCGGTGATTAATTCATTCTTCGGAACCAATCAGTTGTCTCAGTTTATGGATCAAACCAATCCATTAGCAGAGATTACGCACAAACGTCGTTTATCAGCCTTAGGACCAGGTGGTCTTTCTCGTGAAAGAGCAGGTTTCGAGGTTCGTGACGTTCACTATACGCACTATGGTCGTTTATGTCCGATTGAAACACCAGAGGGTCCAAACATTGGTTTGATATCTTCATTGGCTGTTTATGCGAAAGTAAACAATATGGGCTTTATCGAAACACCATACCGCAGAGTAGAAAACGGTGTGTTGCAAGTAAATGAAGATCCAATTTATTTATCGGCAGAAGAAGAAGAAGAAAAATTAATTGCACAAGCAACTGTCAATGTTGCCAAAGATGGAACCATTGAAGACGAAAGAGTAGTTGCAAAACAAGATGCCGATTTCCCAGTAGTTGAGCCAAAAGAGTTAAACTATGCCGACGTTGCACCGAACCAAATTGCATCTATCTCTGCATCTTTAATTCCGTTCTTAGAGCACGATGATGCGAACCGTGCATTGATGGGATCAAACATGATGCGTCAGGCAGTACCTTTATTGCGTCCGGAATCGCCAATTGTTGGTACCGGATTAGAAAAACAAGTTGCTACCGATTCGCGTGTGTTGATTAATGCAGAAGGTGAAGGAGAAGTTGTATATGTTGATGCTCAAAAAATCACCATTAAATATGATCGTACCGATGAAGAACGTTTGGTGAGTTTTGATACAGACGAAAAAACATACAACCTGATCAAGTTCCGCAAAACCAACCAAAGTACATCTATCAACTTAAAACCAATTGTTCGTACAGGCGACCGTGTTACCAAAGGACAAGTTTTATGTGAAGGATATGCTACCCAAAACGGGGAATTGGCTTTAGGACGTAACTTACAAGTAGCGTTCATGCCTTGGAAAGGATACAACTTCGAGGATGCAATTGTGATTTCTGAGCGTGTGGTACGCGACGATATTTTTACATCAATCCATATCGATGATTACACGTTAGAAGTTCGTGATACCAAGTTAGGTTCAGAAGAATTAACGAACGATATTCCAAACGTTTCTGAAGAAGCTACTAAAGATTTGGATGAAAACGGAATGATCCGTATTGGTGCAGAAGTAAAACCTGGCGATATCTTAATTGGTAAAATCACACCAAAAGGAGAGTCAGATCCAACACCAGAAGAAAAATTATTACGCGCAATCTTTGGCGATAAAGCAGGTGATGTGAAAGATGCATCATTAAAAGCTTCTCCATCATTACGCGGAGTGGTTTTAGATAAAAAATTATTTGCCCGTGCGGTAAAAGATAAACGCAAACGTTCTAAAGACAAAGAAGATATTGCTTTGTTAGATACACAGTTTGAAGTGAAATTCAACGAGTTGAAAGAGCGTTTAGTAGATAAATTGTTCCAATTAGTAAATGGAAAAACATCGCAAGGTGTAATGAACGATTTAGGGGAAGAAGTATTGCCAAAAGGTAAAAAATTCACCTTAAAAATGTTACACGCTGTTGAAGATTTTACTCATTTAACAAAAGGACAATGGACAACAGACGACCAAACCAATGCAATGATCACCGATTTAATTCACAACTATAAAATTAAATTGAATGATATTCAAGGAGTATTGCGTCGTGAAAAATTCATGATTACTGTAGGTGACGAGTTACCATCGGGTATCTTAAAGCTGGCTAAAGTATATATCGCTAAAAAACGTAAATTACGTGTTGGTGATAAAATGGCAGGTCGTCACGGTAACAAAGGTATCGTTGCAAAAATTGTTCGCGATGAAGACATGCCATTCTTAGAAGACGGAACACCTGTAGATATTGTGTTGAATCCACTAGGGGTACCATCTCGTATGAACATTGGTCAGATTTACGAAACCGTTCTTGGATGGGCAGGTAAGAAATTAGGTAGAAAATATGCCACACCAATCTTCGACGGAGCTTCATTAGAAGAAATTAACGCGTTGACAGATGAAGCCGGTGTTCCACGTTTCGGACACACCTATTTATACGATGGTGGAACAGGTGAACGTTTTGATCAAAAAGCAACAGTGGGTGTAATTTACATGTTGAAATTAGGCCACATGGTTGATGATAAAATGCACGCACGTTCTATTGGGCCGTATTCATTAATTACGCAACAGCCATTAGGAGGTAAGGCGTTATTTGGTGGTCAGCGTTTTGGAGAGATGGAGGTTTGGGCTCTTGAAGCTTATGGTGCATCTTCAACATTACGCGAGATCTTGACTGTTAAATCGGATGATGTTATCGGTAGAGCTAAAACATACGAAGCAATCGTGAAAGGTGAACCAATGCCAGAACCAGGATTACCAGAATCATTCAATGTATTAATGCATGAATTGAAAGGTCTTGGTTTAGATATCAGATTAGAAGAATAA
- the rplL gene encoding 50S ribosomal protein L7/L12, with protein MADLKQFAEQLVNLTVKEVNELATILKDEYGIEPAAAAVVVAGGGDAGAGAEEQTEFTVVLKEAGASKLAVVKAVKELTGLGLKEAKDLVDGTPANVKEGVSKDEAEGLKKALEEAGAVVELK; from the coding sequence ATGGCAGATTTGAAACAATTCGCAGAACAATTGGTTAACTTAACAGTTAAAGAAGTTAACGAATTAGCAACTATATTAAAAGATGAGTATGGTATTGAACCAGCTGCTGCAGCAGTAGTTGTTGCTGGTGGTGGTGATGCTGGTGCTGGTGCTGAAGAGCAAACAGAATTCACAGTAGTATTGAAAGAGGCTGGTGCTTCTAAATTAGCTGTAGTTAAAGCTGTTAAAGAATTAACAGGTTTAGGATTAAAAGAAGCTAAAGATTTAGTAGACGGTACTCCTGCAAACGTTAAAGAAGGTGTTTCTAAAGACGAAGCAGAAGGATTGAAAAAAGCATTAGAAGAAGCTGGTGCTGTTGTTGAGTTAAAATAA
- the rplJ gene encoding 50S ribosomal protein L10, with product MTREDKSIAIQDLTAQLADTKVIYVADISGLNASTTSDLRRACFKAGIKLEVVKNTLLAKAMETSENEYGDLPSILKGNSAIMIGEAANGPAKIIKEFRKKGDKPILKGAYINEEVYIGDNQLESLVAIKSREEMIGEIIGLLQSPAQRVISALTNQNKDEE from the coding sequence ATGACTAGAGAAGACAAATCAATTGCGATTCAAGATTTAACTGCACAGTTAGCTGACACTAAAGTTATTTATGTTGCAGATATTTCTGGATTAAATGCATCTACTACTTCAGATCTACGTAGAGCTTGTTTCAAAGCAGGTATCAAATTAGAAGTAGTAAAGAACACATTGCTTGCTAAAGCAATGGAAACATCAGAAAACGAGTATGGTGATCTACCTTCTATTTTAAAAGGAAATAGCGCTATAATGATTGGCGAAGCTGCAAACGGCCCAGCAAAAATCATTAAAGAATTCCGCAAAAAGGGAGATAAACCCATCTTAAAAGGAGCTTATATTAATGAAGAAGTTTATATTGGCGACAACCAATTAGAATCATTAGTAGCTATTAAGTCTAGAGAAGAGATGATTGGAGAAATCATTGGATTGTTACAATCGCCTGCTCAAAGAGTTATTTCTGCTCTTACAAATCAAAACAAAGACGAAGAATAG
- the rplA gene encoding 50S ribosomal protein L1, whose protein sequence is MAKLTKKQKEAAAKIEKNKLYSLKDASALIKEVASAKFDESVDIAVRLGVDPRKANQMVRGVVTLPHGTGKDVRVLALVTPDKEAEAKAAGADHVGLDDYLQKIKDGWTDIDVIITMPAVMGKLGPLGRVLGPRGLMPNPKTGTVTMDVAKAVQEVKAGKIDFKVDKTGIVHAGIGKVSFGADQITENAAEIIQTLIKLKPTAAKGTYIKSIHISSTMSPAIALDPKAV, encoded by the coding sequence ATGGCAAAATTAACAAAAAAGCAAAAAGAGGCTGCAGCAAAAATTGAGAAGAACAAATTATACTCTTTAAAAGATGCATCTGCATTAATTAAAGAAGTTGCTTCTGCAAAATTTGATGAGTCTGTTGATATTGCAGTACGTTTAGGAGTAGATCCTCGTAAAGCAAATCAAATGGTACGTGGGGTTGTAACATTACCACACGGTACAGGTAAAGATGTAAGAGTGCTAGCATTAGTTACTCCAGACAAAGAAGCAGAAGCTAAAGCAGCTGGTGCAGATCACGTTGGTTTAGACGACTATCTACAAAAAATTAAAGATGGTTGGACAGATATCGATGTAATCATCACAATGCCTGCAGTAATGGGTAAATTAGGACCGTTGGGTCGTGTTTTAGGACCACGCGGATTAATGCCTAACCCAAAAACAGGTACAGTAACAATGGATGTTGCTAAAGCTGTACAAGAAGTTAAAGCTGGTAAAATCGATTTCAAAGTTGATAAAACAGGTATCGTTCATGCAGGTATCGGTAAAGTATCTTTCGGTGCTGACCAAATCACAGAGAACGCTGCTGAAATCATTCAAACATTAATTAAATTAAAACCAACTGCAGCAAAAGGTACTTATATCAAGTCTATTCATATATCAAGTACAATGAGTCCTGCGATTGCTTTAGATCCAAAAGCAGTTTAA
- the rplK gene encoding 50S ribosomal protein L11, whose protein sequence is MAKEISKVVKLQVKGGAANPSPPVGPALGAAGVNIMEFCKQFNARTQDKPGKVLPVQITVYKDKSFDFVVKTPPAAVQLLEAAKLKSGSGQPNRKKVASITWDQVKAIAEDKMADLNAFTIEKAMSMVAGTARSMGITVTGNAPF, encoded by the coding sequence ATGGCAAAAGAAATTAGTAAAGTAGTTAAACTACAAGTTAAGGGAGGTGCTGCGAATCCTTCGCCACCGGTTGGACCTGCTTTGGGGGCTGCTGGAGTTAACATCATGGAATTCTGTAAGCAATTCAATGCAAGAACACAGGATAAACCAGGAAAAGTATTACCAGTACAAATTACAGTTTACAAAGACAAATCTTTTGACTTTGTTGTTAAAACGCCACCTGCTGCTGTTCAATTATTAGAAGCTGCTAAATTAAAATCAGGTTCTGGGCAACCAAACCGTAAAAAAGTAGCATCTATAACATGGGATCAAGTAAAAGCAATCGCTGAAGACAAAATGGCCGATTTGAATGCATTCACAATCGAGAAAGCAATGTCTATGGTTGCTGGAACTGCACGTTCTATGGGAATCACGGTAACAGGAAACGCTCCTTTTTAA